The Triticum urartu cultivar G1812 chromosome 5, Tu2.1, whole genome shotgun sequence genome contains the following window.
gcagttctactccacagctcacttttatccagatggaaggattacatggatgtcaagggtacaaggtaccaatctacagtggctgagtgggcacagatcatcaatgccccagaagagcaagatgaggacttggatatctatgccaagaagaagatggaccataactccatgtccaacatgtacaaggaaattcccaatgaagctcttgacacattcaagtttggctcagtgcactatctgctctcaggattgcctactatcaattggatactaaggcacactctgttgcctaagtctggagatcacaagatgatcagaggtcacgcgatcaacctgcttcatgtctttgacgtgcctcagaaattcaaggtcatgagtctcattgtggaaaccattaagaggacagctgcagatcaagaagaggagctgtggatatgcccctcagattcaggagctcatcaactccaagatgggcacgggcatatatttgttggataaggaacacctgcccatccgtccagattttgagaacaatgaagttgtgatgacagagaatgagccatcgtctgcacaagcatatgcaaagaaggagaaggcgaagaaggaaaaagctgccaggatgcctactcaagaggaggcatctgactttcttgaagaccaaacaagagcagctcagttacttgattgcatctcgctgagaattgagcaaagtctaGGCCAACCTCACCaaaaatcagcagagcctagagaggatcatggaacagaagttctatgacttggatgtcaaggtaacagaagtcagtctgtagtggagcagctccaggaggacatgaatgagaggagaggcaggaccacactcatgctttttctagagtgccacgaggcccgaggtcgtctgcactgccagttgctgacaccagagctacttCAGCACCAGcaacagcctcagctccagcgtctacctcagctccaactccagcgactacttcagcatctacagaagccttcgtccttggagtgatccggactccaccaccacctgaagatcaagcctgagcgacgattcgctatgcattttctagtaactttttggtaacttgttgccaaagggggagaagatgtatagatcataggcttcgagagagagtgttgcttttattctctcttgttttatttggtggttttttcGAACATTTTCTGCTTTTGTAGTGCTTGATACTATGTCATttttgtgagacatcgatgatcatgtgtttgatcaaaagctacacttaatgtttgcttaatgcttgcttaaatattatcatgttATCTATcatttgtgatcattcactattcttggtgatgagtgcatgtatttcaatcttatcattttgagcgctccaccaagatgtatgtgacatgaaagagtaacccatgactctaactctttgtgcatttgcagtccaaagcaaattttaaatatgcacaaatttagggggagctcatacttatcacatacttctcaaagcgatgatatatttcatgcttattatcatttgtcgatgctttgatctatatgttgtcatcaattaccaaaaagggggagattgaaagtgcaactatccctaggtggttttggtaattcataacaacatatagctcattgagctaatgctattccaagatgattatttcaggaaagctcaatgattggcatggcatggatgtgaaagtggaaccctcaaaatgctaaggacaaaggattggctcaagctcaaaagctcaagacacttcatttcatattttagtgatccaagatcacattgagtccataggaaaagccaatactatcaaggagggatgaggtgttgcttaatgagcctcttgcttcatgtgctaatgatatgctccaaaaccctcaactactttcccatatccacatatgacctaaactctaagccaaactcggtcctaccgatttttcctatccggcgccaccgagtttcattgtcattagccactgccaaaccctagcaattcggtcctaccgataaggatctcggtcccaccgagatggggttgcaaactctctgtttccctttcgtaacttttcggtcccaccgaaagagcgaatcggtcccaccgagattgcaatgtaaactcagtgtttcccctttgtaacttttcggtctcaccgagttccactcggtcaccgaaagagcaaatcggtcccaccgagtttgcctgaccaactctctggttagctaattaccaaactcggtctcaccgagtttgtgtaatcggtctcaccgagattacgttatgcccaaaccctaaccgaatcggtcctaccgagttgcatgtcagtcccaccgaaattcctaacggtcactaggtttacattttcggtccgaccgagttttatgattcggtcccaccgagattggaaaactgtgtaacggttggattttgagtggaggctatatatacccctccacctccttctcattcagtgagagagccatcagaacacacacatttccaactcatatgttctgagagagaaccacctactcatgtgttgagaccaagacattccattcctaccatatgaatcttgatctctagccttcccaaagttcttccactcaaatcttctttccaccaaatcaaatctatgagagagagttgagtgttggggagactatcatttgaagcacaagagcaaggagttcatcatcaacacaaccatttgttacttcttggagagtggtgtctctagattggctaggtgtcacttgggagcctccgacaagattgtggagttgaaccaaggagtttgtaagggcaaggagatcgcctacttcgtgaagatctaccgctagtgaggcaagccttcgtgggcgatgggccatggtgggatagacaaggttgcttcttcgtggaccctttgtgggtggttgcttcttcgtggacccttcgtgggtggagccctccgtggactcgcgcaaccgttgcccttgggtggagccctgtgtggactcgcgcaaccgttacccttcgtgggttgaagtctccatcaacgtggatgtaggatagcaccacctatccgaaccacgggaaaaacatccgtgtctccaattgcgtttgaattctccaaacccttccctttatattcttgcaagtttcatgctttactttccgctgccaatatactctttgcatgcttgcttgaattatgtgatgattgcttgacttgtcctaaaatagctaaaatctgccaagaactaaaattgggaaaaggttaagtttttatttggtcaagtagtctaatcacccccctctagacatactttcgatcctacatatggcccgaaggggcgacgcggCGGCGACGCACGAGTCGATGCAGTCGCGAGGAGAACCACGGGGTGGCGGCCCGACGGCGCGACGCAGCGGCAGCTCGATGCTCGATCGGCAGAGAGGTGTGCGGTACTCGGGACGATCTTCACGGGACCTGCGGAGGCGCGCGTAACCGACGGGCCAGGTCGGTCGCGTGGTGTTGATGAGGCGGATCGCGGCGGCGAGTGGGTGATCAAGCCGATCGCGCGCGAGGTCGGGATGCCGCTCGGTGGAGGCGGGGTGGTGGCGGAGTCCGAGATGAAGCCGGCGACGCCGGACGGCATGGCGACTATGATTAGCCGCCGCATGGCGCAAGGCCGCTGGTTCGGGATGATGCAGGAGTCCCGGTCAGAGTAGAGCGGTGACAGCCGGCGTAGATCGACGGGCGAGCCAGCGCGTGAACGGCGGCGGTGAAGGGCCACCGCATGACGCGAGGCCGCCAGGTTGGGGTGACCGGCGGGCAAACGCGCGGACGACGCGCGAGGCCGTCGGGTCGGGGCGACGGGCGAGCAGAGACGCGGACGATGCGCGAGGTCGTCGGGTCGGGGCGACCGGCTGACAGACGCGCGAGGCCGTCGGGTCGGTGAAGAAGCCGATCGATCGCGTCGGTGTTGGAGTAGAGGCGGGGCGAGCCAGCGCGCGAACGGCGGCGGGGAAGGGCCACCGCATGATGCGGGGCCGCCGGGTCGGGGCGATCGGCTGGCAGACGCGCGGACGACGCACGAGGCCGTCGGGTCGGGGCGACGGGCGGACAGACGCGCAAGGCCGTCGGGTTGGGGCGACAGGCAGGCAGACGCGCAGACGATGTGCAAGGCCGCAGGGTCAGGGCGACCGGCGGGCAGACGCGCGGGGCCGGGTCGGTGAAGAAGCCGGCCGATTGCGTAGGTGTTAAACTAGAGGCGCATGGTGTTGGCGGTGGCGATGGGTGACGCAAACCGATCAAGATTTGATCGAAAAATATAAAAAAACCGCCGATCAAGATGACTGGTGGGAGAGAGAAAACCCCGGAGGACAGTGAATATACACGATGAACATGTTCTTATACACAGTGAATATTTTTTCCAATGCATGGTGAACATTTTTCTTCAATATGGAAAACTTTTTTTAACATGAtaattttatttggaaagtgaacAAAATTAGAATTTCAAATTTTTATTGGTTCTAGCATCGAGTAACCCGACCAACTCAGGCACCCGTCGGTTCTGGCATTTTATTACGTTTTCATTTTACTCATTCAATGCATGCCATGGTTGATGCATTTCCTCTTGACTAGCACCCTCCTAGTCTTCTTTATATACTAGAGCTCCACCAACTAGACGCTAGAGCAAACCCCTAAAACACGGGGCAGACGTGAAAACCCCTAAAACACAGGGTagacgtgacgcaacgtgcgtttgGTGTCCGAATTCATTCTTGCATGGGAAACTACCATTTGATGTCATTACGTGCATGGCAACAAATACACCCTGTTCGACCGTGACCGTTCGGGTCTGCCGATAGTGCAAGTCTTGAAGCACTTTTTTCACCTACACCAAATGTACCTAAAATTTTCCCACATAATGGCATCACCTTGGCCAACATGCATAGCAAGTTTCATTCATTTATGGCATTCTATGCATTTTCTATGGTTTTCCAGGTGAAAAAACCCTAAAATACAGGCCTGGCATGCGGAACATGTTTGTTGTCAGAATTTATTCATTTTTGTGTGGGACCAGAGCTGCTCCAATGTTGTGTCGGGCCCCAATTTCGCGTATCCATTGGCGGTGATGTGCCACTCCTTCGGCAGCCGTGTCGGCGATGGAATGAGTAGTCCGAAGCGGCTCAACTCTGCATGCGGCCACGAGAGAGTTGACGGCCAAGATCGACCGTCTCGCTGTCAGATCCAAAGCTCGCCATCGAGAAGAGTAAGGGCGACGGGGGTCTGAGCACGTTGTTTCTTGACATCCTTGAAATGGCCCCAATTTTTTTTCATGGTCATGTATGACCAATTCAAGGCACCATACCAAGTTGTTTGGATTTTCGACATGTTTTGCATTTTCTAGAGTTTTTCGGTGAAAGAGACCGATAAATGACCAGACGTGTCGCAACTTGCATACGGTGTCAAAAATCGTTCAGACCTGGCACTGATGCCTACCATGGGAAATGTCCACATTCCAAAGTTGGGGTCAGTTGAAGGATGTCCAAAATTAGACCATGTTCAACAAAGGGTGTCCGATAGGCCAGAAGGCTCCGCCTGAGAGCCTTTTTTTCTCGACATCCTTAAAATAAATTCATCAATTTGAAAAAAGAATCATGAATTTAAGAAAATGAAAGAGAAgaagaaacaaataaaaataGAAAGAATAAAACtgaaaaaaggccaaacaaaagaaaaaaaataacaGACCGAGAAGATGCACAACAAAAAGAATGAAAAAAGTAATTAGACACAACAAGTTAGTTGTCCTAATTGGTTAAAGTTGGTGAAGTAATCCAAGAGGTCCATAATTTGATTCCTACTTTGTGTATCTTTTTTTGAAGgttaaaaaagaaaagaaaaatggaCCAGACCCAGGACAGAGGGGTGTGTGCGCCAGTTTGTGTGACGCTACTCCCTGTAGAGCGGGTGCGCCTAGTCACCACTTGCTGCACTAGTTAGCGGATGCAGCACTCACACACCACCTTTTATGGTCCGGCCCAACTACATGAGCGATCAGTTGTCACTCGTCAAGAGCATACGCCTGATCGCTTCTTTGTGGTTTGACCAAAAAAACTTCTTTATGGTTGACCTAGACAAAAGGTTGACCATTAACATTAAAAATAGTTCATCTTTTTGGaaaagttcatggatttgaaaatTTTAGTAGATTTGCAAAATGTTCACAAATTAAAAATACCATCAATTAAAAAATGACGGATTTTGGAAAAAATCATAGATTTGAAAAAAgttaattttttaaaaaaaaagttgacaaatttaaaaaaaaaagTTCAACGATTTTGCAAAAAAGTTTAACAATTTTTTAAAAAGTCCATCGATTTTCaagaaggaaaaatcatcaacttTGAAAAATTCAATCATTTTGAAAAAGGTTCATCAATTCAGAAAAAAAAAGGCTCATCGATTTTGAATAAAGTTCAACGACTTTAAAAAAAAGCTCATTGATTTGTTTTAAAAAATAAAACTAAAGAGGTTTGCACACtgcaaaagaaaaagaagaagaaaatggaacagaaaaaagaaaaaaaggaacaTAAAAACGGAACAAAAGCAtttgaaaaaaaagagaaaaatggaaacaagaaaagggggggggggggggggggggaggaaagACGACGGAAGAAAAGAACGAGAATGATGCCATAAATATAACAGTTGTTGGTGGCTGCTTGGTTATTGCGTCTACATCTGTACTAGGACTAGGAAGTCCCTCGTTCGAGTCCTTCCAGCCTTTAAAATTGTACTACTGTATAAGAATGAAGGAAGGAACAAATATATACCTCTGAATTGATGAACTGGGCATCCTTCCTTTCACGATCGAACAGAAAGACACATTTGTAATCAACCTCATGTCCTCCTCCCTGGCAATAACTCTGCCATAAACCTCGACTTGGTATGTGTGCTCAGGGCCAGCTTTAACAAACCTCAAGGAGATGACATTGATGGATGAACCCGCCATATCAGCCGCAtcagattcatatggtggcccaAGTGGAACTTTTGCTGTAAATTAATAAAGATCAAAGAAACAAATCAGAACAAACAAGAGCATGAACGCTTCCGGTTATAATAGCTAGAGCTAGAAGGAAGTCTACGGTTGTGACTTGTTAAGATGGAAGTATATATCATGGTCGAAGCTGGCCAGGTGGAAGCTGCAGAAGCGGCTGGGGACAAGAGCTTTCCTCTTAGGATCGCAAATCAAGAGTGCCTTAACTTTTTCCTTGTGCATATCAGCCAGCTTACACCGGTCAGTGCCACGCACCAGCTCAACGAACGTGGGCTGCTTATCGATTTGCTGCTGGGTCTGGCTGAAATTGCTAGCAACCATCGCCGCAGAGAGAAGATTTCTGGGCTGCATCTAGAAAGCCCGGTTGCCCGCTACACTGTTTCGTTCGATCGTGTGTTGGCACGGTCCCGACGCCGAGTACTTTCCAACGACAACAACTACCGACAACGACGTACCAACTCACTGACTGAACTCGACGAGGTGCTTGTGCGTCCAGGTGCACCGTAGTACAAAGCTGGCCACCTGATCCCTAATTGATCCTTTGCTGGACGTGAAGAGTACCAGTTATGCTGCACTAGCACTTCTAGCAGGACAGCAACACGCAGCACTCGGTTATTTGAATAGCCAGCAGGCTTGCGTCGAGCCGGTGTTCTTCTTTATTGCTTTTCAACTCGCGGTTTGGTTTACAGGGGACTTGCACGGGTACAAATGGCAGCTAGCCTGCCTAGTTACATGATGAATCGGTATAGGGTTTACTTCCAACATCGTGGTGCAGTTGTTGGTCACTAGACTTTTTACTTGTTTCTTTTACATGTATGGAATCTGCTTCCATCATTCTTGGAGCTGTGTATCTGACGTCCGAATTCGGAGAAGCGTCAGCGGAAGCGGTGCGAGCGCGGGTGGGACGTGGCATTCAGGATGGCGCCGGCTATCATCCTGTACGCCCTCTCCGACGGATGGACGGCGTCAAAGAAGACGTATTTGCCGGCGTCGTCGCACGCCAGCGCGCTCTCCAAGCTCCACAGCGCGCCCCCCGTCTCCACATACCCCGTGCCACTGCCGCAGCATCCTTGGGCCGAGTTCTCAAACCCATACTCCCACGGCCTGGCGATCATGGCCGACAGGAGGCCGTACTGGTCGACGTACGCCACCCGCGCCCCGGGCAGCTCCCGGCCGAGCCTGCCCAGCATCCCCTCGAGCCTGCGGTTGAAGCTGACGGCCGCCATGTTGTACGCACCGTTGCAGTCCCCGGGGCTGTGGAGGTTGACGGCCCTCTCCAGCGGCAGGCACCCCAGCGGCGGCAGGCCGGCGAAGGTGACCGCGCGCGCGCCGAGCCCGTGCACGGCCCGCACGGCCGCCTCCGCGGCGCCGACGAGGTACGCCTCGTACTCCGGCGGGGTGAAGCTGTAGCCCCTCACGGGGAACACCAGGTAGTTCTGCAGGAAGTCGCTGGCGCCGATGCTGAAGATGTAGAGGGCGCCGGCGATGATGcggcgcgccgccgcctcgcctctcgCCCGCCTCAGCCGCTCCGTGTACTGCCTGAAGTGGTCGATCTGCTCGCCCAGGGTCATCGCCGACTGCGTCCATCCAATTCAACTTAgtttttttattttaaaaaaagtccATTTTACTACCCTGAACAAAATTGGTGGTAACCCTGATCTTTATTTCGGTTCTTTTTACCCCTGAACAATCTCATACCGGACAAAATCAGTCCCTGGGTGATTTAATGATTGCTGATGTGGCAATGGTCAATGGGCGATTTTGACCTGCAGGCGAGTCTCCCTTGTCACGCTGGGTTGAGGCAGAGGAGCTCCTCCCGAGCCTCCTATCGCAGCTGCCTCCATCCCGAGCACCGTGCGCGACCCCACCGCATCTGGATGACGCCGGCGACCGTCACAGTTCCAAGCTACTGCCCTGACGCCCTGCTTCTCCTTTCTCCCTTCTCTTCCCTCTCCCTTCCCGCACAACTGAACTCACTGAGATCCACCTGCCCCCCGGCATCCATGGCCGTGCCGTCCGCCGCGCCCACCCCGCGTTCCCCTCGCCCGGACTCATCCGCGGCGGCCAACGCGTCTGCCAACGACGCCCGTCTCTGGACTTCGGCGACCCGGCCTCCCTCGCCGCCCTCCACGACCTCACCGACGTCGGCGCCGCAACCCGCCTGCTCCACGAGTGCGTCGCCTACCAGCGCGCCCTCGACGCCCGCCTCAACGCGCTCCCCGCCCACCGCCCCGACCTCGACCGTGCGGCCGCCTCCCTGCTCCGCTCTGCCCCGCCGTTTCTCCCGCTCGCCGCCTCCGACGCCACCGCGCTCAGGGAGTTATCCTCCTCCACCGCCGCGCTCACCGAGGTCCTCTCCTCCCGCATCCGCCACCTCGATGCGGCGCACTCGCGCGCCGAGTCCGCCCTGGCCCGTGTCGAGGCCACACTCGACTGTTCCCGCGCGCTCGACACTGCGCGCCGCGCCCTGGCAGCCAACGACCTCGCGGCCGCCGCCACCGCAGCCCATGAGTTCCTGACCATCGACGCGCGGTTCCCCACTGACGACAACCTCCGCTTGAGTCACTGCCAAGCGGGTCCCATTTCCTAATTAACCATGGCCTAATTTCCTGTTTCACTTAAGTTAATCCTCGTGGCCTCACCCGCAGGTCAAAACCACCATTGACCAGCGCTACATCAGCTGCATGTTGAGACAAACCATCCAAGGGGGTCTTTTGTCCGGTTTGGGATTGTTCAGGGGGTGAAGGGAACCGAAATAAAGATCAGGGGGTAATGTGAACCACCAACTTTGTTCAGGGTAGTAAAATGgacttttttttcttttattttttattttttgagcTGAGAACAACTGGAGTAGTATGCATGGTTACCGGGATTTGCGCGGTTATGTTGTCCAGCCCGGAGCCTGCGGAGGCGAAGCTGACGCCCGAGGCGAGATGGTGGATGGTGTGGGACGGGTCGAGGTACGCCGGCACGGAGGGCGGCAGGCCCAGCGCCTCGGAGACCAAGTCGGCGGGGAGGAGGCCATTGGAGAACCGGCCGGTGGCGACGCCGCCGGCGTAGTCCCGCCCGTACGGAGCGTAGTTGCCCCTGGCTACGGTCTGGATGAAGTTGTTGTTGCCGGTGTCAGCGGTGGAGTCGCCGAACACAATCACCGCCGGGACCTCGCCTGAACCAGCGGCGGCGCCCTGGAGTGCCAGCGCCAGGACGGCATGCGCCAGGACCAAGACGACGGGCATGGCATGTCGCAGAGAGGACATGTTTCTCTAGCTCAAATTCTCGGGTGCTCACTGGCTGCGTGCACATGTACACCGAGCGTAAGATTTATAGTGCTGCTGCACTGTGCGCGCCGCTAGGCATGGTGATCGGTGAAGGATGAGCCGAGCTTCTTGCTCATCCATCTCTGAGGCGGCGGCTTCTTGCAGCCGCCAATCTTGGCACTTCAGAGATTCGTTACATGGAACGTACTAAGGACCGAGCTCGCACTACAAGCCAACAACTAGTAGTTAATCAAATTTCGGTGGCGCTTTCAATACGTGCAACCCGGGCCGCCAATTTCATTCGACTCAGCCACTTATAACAGCTAAACATGCCAGACTCGTATATTATACAGTTCCGAGCCACAGCAGAAAACCAGCGCAAGCGAAAAGGGAGAGAAAAGAAAAAGCGGCAACTGTAACAGTTGACAGCAGGAGCAAAGCATGTTGAGAATGAAGGCCGGCAATGCCACGACATAATATTATACAAGTTCAACCAGCTGATCTCCAAGTGCTAGACTGTTTACACACATAAGCTGCCTATCTCATCATACAAAACAAAAAGGGTCGTGCCTTATATCAACACAAACAGTGGAGTGGAGTTCTGGCCGCTCAGCTCCTCCCAGCCTGTATGGCAGCC
Protein-coding sequences here:
- the LOC125508897 gene encoding GDSL esterase/lipase At2g04570-like, which codes for MSSLRHAMPVVLVLAHAVLALALQGAAAGSGEVPAVIVFGDSTADTGNNNFIQTVARGNYAPYGRDYAGGVATGRFSNGLLPADLVSEALGLPPSVPAYLDPSHTIHHLASGVSFASAGSGLDNITAQIPSAMTLGEQIDHFRQYTERLRRARGEAAARRIIAGALYIFSIGASDFLQNYLVFPVRGYSFTPPEYEAYLVGAAEAAVRAVHGLGARAVTFAGLPPLGCLPLERAVNLHSPGDCNGAYNMAAVSFNRRLEGMLGRLGRELPGARVAYVDQYGLLSAMIARPWEYGFENSAQGCCGSGTGYVETGGALWSLESALACDDAGKYVFFDAVHPSERAYRMIAGAILNATSHPRSHRFR